The following are encoded in a window of Ruminiclostridium herbifermentans genomic DNA:
- the gatB gene encoding Asp-tRNA(Asn)/Glu-tRNA(Gln) amidotransferase subunit GatB has protein sequence MKYIPTIGLEIHCELSTKSKIFCDCPVSFGGEPNTRCCPVCTGMPGTLPVLNKKAVEYTIKAGLALNCQINEFSKLDRKNYFYPDLPKAYQISQFDLPICKDGGLTINTPDGEKFIRIERIHLEEDAGKLLHDGFGKYSLADYNRCGVPLIEIVTKPDLSSSEEAKEFVEKVRLMLLYSGISDCRMEEGSLRADVNVSVRPYGTDELGTRTEMKNINSLKAIARSIDSEIQRQIELLEEGILITQETRRWDDNKGESKSLRSKEDAHDYRYFPEPDIVPITFTKEEIEAIRNSMPELPDKKFQRYTVDFGLNETDASLLLTSVNLSNFFESAADECGNPKSASNFIIVEVLRILNDRKLSPEDIPFSGNVLGRLIKMIENEEVTSANSKKVLSEMFDTGKTPEVIVSEKGYKVINDSSEVEETIREILSKNEKAVEEFIGGKEKTFAFLMGQCSRALAGRGNPKLIKEILQKELDKRKGGI, from the coding sequence ATGAAATATATACCTACTATAGGTCTTGAAATACATTGTGAATTATCTACAAAATCAAAAATATTTTGCGACTGTCCAGTAAGCTTTGGCGGAGAACCAAACACAAGATGCTGTCCCGTATGTACAGGAATGCCTGGAACTCTTCCAGTGCTTAATAAAAAGGCTGTAGAATACACCATTAAAGCTGGGTTAGCGCTTAATTGCCAAATAAATGAATTTTCTAAGCTGGATAGAAAAAATTATTTTTATCCTGATTTACCAAAAGCTTATCAAATATCGCAATTTGATTTGCCTATATGTAAGGACGGTGGTCTTACAATAAATACACCTGATGGTGAAAAATTTATAAGAATTGAGAGAATTCATTTAGAGGAAGATGCTGGGAAACTACTTCACGATGGGTTTGGTAAGTACAGTCTTGCAGACTACAATAGATGTGGAGTTCCACTTATTGAAATTGTTACTAAACCGGATTTATCCTCATCTGAAGAAGCAAAAGAATTTGTGGAAAAGGTTCGTTTGATGCTGCTGTACTCGGGTATATCCGATTGCCGTATGGAAGAGGGTTCACTTAGAGCTGATGTTAATGTATCGGTTAGACCTTATGGAACAGATGAACTTGGCACAAGAACTGAAATGAAAAACATAAACTCTTTGAAAGCTATTGCAAGATCTATTGATAGCGAAATCCAAAGACAAATCGAACTTCTTGAGGAAGGAATATTAATAACACAGGAAACCAGAAGATGGGATGACAATAAAGGCGAGAGCAAATCTCTTAGAAGCAAGGAGGATGCTCATGATTACAGGTACTTCCCAGAACCTGACATTGTACCTATAACATTTACAAAGGAAGAAATCGAAGCAATTAGAAATTCAATGCCTGAACTTCCAGACAAAAAATTTCAAAGATATACTGTTGATTTTGGTTTAAATGAAACAGATGCTTCACTTCTTCTTACATCGGTTAATCTTTCTAACTTTTTTGAAAGTGCAGCTGATGAATGCGGAAACCCCAAGTCTGCCTCTAATTTTATAATTGTTGAAGTACTTCGCATATTAAATGACCGTAAATTATCACCAGAGGATATTCCCTTTAGTGGAAATGTTTTGGGCAGGCTTATAAAAATGATTGAAAATGAGGAAGTAACCTCCGCTAATTCTAAAAAAGTTTTATCAGAAATGTTTGATACAGGCAAAACTCCTGAGGTCATCGTATCTGAAAAGGGTTATAAAGTTATAAATGACAGTAGTGAAGTTGAAGAAACAATAAGAGAAATATTATCAAAAAATGAAAAGGCAGTGGAAGAATTTATCGGTGGTAAGGAAAAGACCTTTGCCTTCTTAATGGGTCAATGTTCAAGAGCCTTAGCTGGTAGAGGAAACCCAAAATTAATAAAGGAAATCCTTCAAAAGGAATTAGACAAACGTAAAGGAGGTATATAG
- the gatA gene encoding Asp-tRNA(Asn)/Glu-tRNA(Gln) amidotransferase subunit GatA, producing MDITKLTISNSRKLLDTKQISAVELTNMYLDRIKQLDDQIGSYLSICEDNAILQAQEAQKLIDSGNSSALCGIPLSIKDNICIEGTKTTCASKMLEDFTAPYTATAVDKLIAHNAVILGKTNLDEFAMGGSTENSAFKITKNPFDLDRVPGGSSGGSAASVAASLALGSLGSDTGGSVRQPASFCGVVGMKPTYGLVSRYGLIAFASSFDQIGPIAKTVEDCAIILDSIAGYDSKDGTSLSYKNPSSYSSSVSEDIDIKNLKIGLPKEYLTDGLNSEVRASLYNSIASLEKLGAKIEEFSMPSLKYAIQAYYLMSSAEASSNLSRYDGVKYGYRADKCKNYQDLLGRSRAEGFGKEVKRRILLGTYALASGYYDAYYKKALKLRTLISKGFEDAFTKYDIILHPTAPETAFKLGQNTNDPLTMYLADIYTVAVNIAGLPSISVPSGYDTNGLPIGLSFTGKPLGEHEIFKAAAAFEADFKINLRVPAI from the coding sequence ATGGATATTACTAAACTTACTATAAGCAATAGTAGAAAGCTTCTTGACACTAAGCAAATAAGTGCTGTAGAACTTACAAATATGTATCTAGATAGAATCAAACAACTAGATGACCAAATTGGTTCTTACCTTTCCATATGCGAGGATAATGCTATTTTACAGGCGCAAGAAGCACAAAAGTTAATTGATAGTGGTAACAGTTCCGCTCTTTGCGGAATTCCACTTAGCATAAAGGATAATATATGCATTGAAGGTACAAAAACAACCTGTGCCTCCAAAATGTTAGAGGATTTTACTGCTCCGTATACGGCCACTGCTGTTGATAAACTTATCGCCCATAATGCTGTTATTTTAGGCAAAACCAATTTAGATGAATTTGCTATGGGTGGATCAACTGAAAATTCAGCTTTCAAAATAACAAAAAATCCTTTTGATTTAGATAGAGTTCCAGGTGGCTCTTCGGGTGGCTCTGCTGCTTCAGTAGCAGCATCTCTAGCTCTTGGTTCATTGGGCTCAGATACAGGAGGCTCAGTAAGGCAGCCAGCATCATTTTGCGGCGTAGTTGGTATGAAGCCAACCTATGGATTGGTTTCAAGATACGGTTTAATTGCCTTTGCTTCCTCCTTTGATCAAATCGGCCCTATTGCGAAGACTGTGGAGGATTGTGCAATAATATTAGACAGTATTGCAGGATATGATTCAAAAGATGGAACATCCTTAAGCTATAAAAACCCTTCGTCATATAGTTCTTCTGTTTCAGAAGATATTGATATTAAGAATTTAAAAATCGGTTTACCCAAGGAATATCTGACAGATGGTTTAAATAGCGAAGTAAGAGCATCTTTATATAATTCAATAGCTTCTTTAGAAAAGCTGGGTGCAAAAATTGAAGAATTCTCAATGCCCTCACTAAAATATGCTATTCAAGCATATTACCTAATGTCTTCTGCTGAGGCAAGTTCAAATTTATCAAGATATGACGGCGTAAAATATGGTTATAGAGCTGATAAATGCAAAAACTATCAAGACTTATTAGGTCGCTCAAGAGCAGAGGGCTTTGGAAAAGAAGTCAAGAGGCGTATATTATTAGGAACTTACGCTCTTGCCTCTGGATACTATGACGCATACTATAAGAAAGCACTAAAACTTAGAACCTTAATAAGCAAAGGCTTTGAGGATGCTTTTACTAAATACGATATTATTCTGCATCCTACTGCTCCAGAAACTGCTTTCAAGCTTGGTCAAAATACAAATGACCCACTAACCATGTACTTGGCTGATATTTATACTGTTGCTGTAAATATAGCAGGATTGCCATCAATATCTGTTCCAAGCGGCTATGACACCAATGGACTGCCAATAGGCCTATCCTTTACAGGTAAACCCCTTGGAGAACATGAAATATTTAAAGCTGCAGCAGCTTTTGAGGCTGATTTTAAAATAAATTTACGAGTACCGGCTATATAG
- the gatC gene encoding Asp-tRNA(Asn)/Glu-tRNA(Gln) amidotransferase subunit GatC, protein MTNSNNDYIKYISSLAKLSLDNDEMQSLAKDMENIIGLMDTIKDIDTDNIDATEHISHMTNNMREDIPGTPSDCNKILSNSKHRIDNCFAIPKMID, encoded by the coding sequence ATGACAAATTCTAATAATGACTACATTAAATATATATCGTCACTAGCAAAACTCTCACTTGATAACGACGAGATGCAATCGCTTGCAAAGGATATGGAGAATATCATTGGTTTGATGGATACCATTAAAGATATTGATACTGATAATATAGATGCTACTGAGCATATCTCTCATATGACAAATAATATGAGAGAAGATATTCCCGGAACACCTTCAGATTGCAATAAAATTCTATCTAACTCTAAACATAGAATTGACAATTGCTTTGCAATACCTAAAATGATTGATTAA
- a CDS encoding class II glutamine amidotransferase, whose product MLLKEGQVRIPSGCAISGIFSKSGGSITGESIVKSIAVMHDRSNGLGGGFAGYGIYPEYKDAYAFHVFFESNEAREDAERFINRHFDVVNLSRIPTRKHPRITDAPLIWRYFVTPLHGRLEESQLDEKEYVARCVLKINTRIRGAYVFSSGKNMGVFKAVGFPEDVGEFYKLEGYSGYCWTAHGRYPTNTPGWWGGAHPFSLLDYTVVHNGEISSYDANRRFMEMFGYKCSLLTDTEVITYIFDYLNRRQGISLQDCASIIAAPFWSEIDKMPEDMRKKFTAIRDVYASLLITGPFSIILGFEGGMMALNDRLKLRSMVAAEKDDLLLVASEESAIRVIYPEVDRIWSPKGGEPVIATLAGGEG is encoded by the coding sequence ATGTTATTGAAAGAGGGGCAAGTAAGGATACCGTCAGGTTGTGCTATATCAGGGATATTCAGCAAGAGCGGGGGGAGTATCACAGGTGAAAGCATTGTTAAATCAATAGCCGTAATGCATGATCGCTCAAATGGTTTAGGTGGAGGTTTCGCTGGATATGGTATCTACCCTGAATATAAAGATGCATATGCATTCCATGTTTTCTTTGAGAGTAATGAAGCTAGGGAGGATGCTGAAAGGTTTATAAATAGGCACTTTGATGTTGTTAATTTAAGCAGGATTCCAACAAGAAAGCATCCTAGAATAACAGATGCACCGCTAATATGGAGGTATTTTGTTACTCCGCTGCATGGAAGACTTGAGGAAAGTCAACTAGATGAAAAGGAATACGTAGCTAGATGTGTTTTGAAAATCAATACAAGAATTAGAGGAGCATATGTTTTTTCTAGCGGTAAGAATATGGGAGTATTCAAAGCAGTTGGTTTTCCTGAGGATGTAGGAGAGTTTTATAAACTTGAAGGTTATTCAGGCTATTGCTGGACAGCTCATGGCAGATATCCAACTAATACTCCTGGATGGTGGGGTGGAGCTCATCCGTTTTCACTTCTTGACTATACAGTAGTACATAATGGTGAAATATCTTCTTATGATGCAAATAGACGGTTTATGGAAATGTTCGGATATAAGTGCTCATTGCTTACAGATACAGAGGTCATTACTTATATATTCGATTATCTTAATAGAAGGCAGGGAATTTCGTTACAGGATTGTGCATCAATTATTGCTGCTCCTTTCTGGAGTGAAATAGACAAAATGCCTGAGGATATGAGGAAGAAATTTACAGCAATCAGAGACGTTTATGCAAGCCTTTTAATTACTGGACCCTTCTCAATTATCTTAGGATTTGAGGGCGGCATGATGGCGTTAAATGATAGATTAAAACTTCGTTCAATGGTTGCAGCAGAGAAAGATGATTTACTTTTAGTAGCTAGTGAAGAAAGTGCAATTAGGGTTATTTATCCTGAAGTGGACAGAATATGGAGCCCTAAAGGTGGAGAACCAGTAATTGCAACACTTGCAGGGGGTGAGGGCTAA
- a CDS encoding glutamate synthase-related protein → MGINLYAPQYEVNRDQNRCIKCKVCMRQCANEVHSYDEELNVMVADESKCVDCQRCVTLCPTRALRITKFRNEFKENANWTDKTITEIYKQAETGGVLLSSMGNPVPYPIYWDKLLINASQVTNPSIDPLREPMETRVQLGAKPEKLEFDSEGKLKTKLPPRLKLNVPIMFSAMSYGSISRNAHESLARAAEELGTFYNTGEGGLNEEFYKYGNNTIVQVASGRFGVHTGYLNAGAAIEIKMGQGAKPGIGGHLPGEKVGEDVSKTRMIPIGSDAISPAPHHDIYSIEDLRQLVFSLKEATAYTKPIIVKIAAVHNVAAIASGIARSGADIIAIDGYRGGTGAAPTRIRDNVGIPIELALASVDQRLRDEGIRNNISLVVAGSIRNSGDIVKAIALGADAVYIGTSALIALGCHVCRSCHGGKCNWGIATQRPDLVKRLNPDIGYKRLVNLIHAWDHEIKEMLGGMGINAIESLKGNRLMLRGIGLSQKELDILGVMHAGE, encoded by the coding sequence ATGGGAATTAATTTATATGCACCTCAATATGAGGTTAATAGAGATCAAAATAGATGTATTAAATGTAAAGTATGTATGCGCCAGTGTGCAAATGAAGTGCACAGCTATGATGAGGAATTAAATGTAATGGTAGCTGATGAAAGCAAATGTGTTGATTGTCAAAGATGTGTGACATTATGTCCAACAAGGGCACTGCGTATAACTAAGTTTAGAAATGAGTTTAAAGAGAACGCAAATTGGACTGATAAGACTATTACGGAAATTTATAAGCAAGCAGAAACAGGTGGTGTGCTTTTATCATCGATGGGTAATCCTGTTCCATATCCTATTTATTGGGATAAACTGCTTATAAATGCTAGCCAAGTAACAAATCCATCCATTGATCCACTAAGAGAACCAATGGAAACTAGAGTTCAATTAGGAGCAAAGCCTGAAAAACTTGAATTCGATAGTGAAGGAAAGCTAAAGACTAAATTGCCTCCTAGACTAAAGCTGAATGTGCCAATAATGTTTTCAGCAATGTCCTATGGCTCTATAAGCAGAAATGCACATGAGAGTTTAGCTAGAGCAGCTGAAGAACTGGGTACTTTTTATAACACTGGTGAGGGTGGATTAAATGAAGAATTCTATAAATATGGTAATAACACGATAGTTCAGGTTGCTTCAGGTAGATTTGGAGTTCATACAGGTTATCTAAATGCCGGAGCAGCAATTGAAATTAAAATGGGGCAAGGAGCAAAACCTGGTATTGGAGGACATTTACCGGGAGAAAAGGTTGGAGAAGATGTTTCAAAAACAAGAATGATTCCTATCGGAAGTGATGCTATTTCACCAGCACCTCACCATGATATCTATTCTATTGAAGATTTAAGACAGCTTGTTTTTTCATTGAAAGAGGCAACAGCGTATACAAAGCCAATAATAGTCAAGATAGCTGCTGTACATAATGTTGCAGCTATAGCTTCAGGTATTGCACGTTCAGGAGCAGACATTATTGCTATTGACGGCTATAGAGGTGGTACAGGTGCTGCACCTACAAGAATAAGAGACAATGTTGGTATTCCAATTGAATTAGCACTGGCATCTGTAGATCAAAGGCTTAGAGATGAAGGAATAAGAAATAATATTTCGTTAGTAGTAGCTGGAAGTATACGAAATAGTGGAGATATTGTAAAAGCCATAGCACTTGGAGCAGATGCGGTATATATTGGAACTTCAGCATTAATTGCACTTGGCTGTCATGTTTGCAGATCCTGTCATGGCGGTAAATGCAATTGGGGTATAGCTACTCAAAGACCTGATTTAGTTAAGAGATTAAACCCAGATATAGGCTATAAGCGTTTAGTAAACCTTATTCATGCTTGGGATCATGAAATAAAGGAAATGCTTGGAGGCATGGGAATTAATGCTATTGAGAGCTTGAAGGGCAACCGTTTGATGCTAAGAGGCATTGGTCTAAGCCAAAAGGAACTTGATATATTGGGTGTTATGCACGCTGGCGAATAA